CGGTGAATCGCCCTCCCTCTCTCGAACCCGTCTCTAGGGGAGGTTCGGTGACGGGCGCTTCGACGTCGGCCACCGAAAGATCATGGGCAAGGGGCATCTCGCCTCCGGAAAAAGCAGCCGGCCCGAAGGCTCGACCTGACGCCCCGAAGATCGGTCCCATCCGCCTAAAGGCGCCATCCGGAAGCCGCGGCCGAGTGGTAAAGCCCCCGTAAGGACCGCTGCGGAGAATGCCCCGCGCGCACCTGTTGTCTTTTTGAACGTCCGAACCTTGCGCCACGGGCTGGAGGAACGGCGGCCAGGAGGCTAGATGAGGGACGCGCCTTCCCCGCCGCACCGTGCCCTTCCGGAGCGCACATGCTCGCATCTGCCCTGCCCCGCCATATCCTCGTTCCGCTCATCGTGGCGTGCGCATTGTTCATGGAGCAGGTGGATTCCACCGTCATCTCGACATCTCTGCCCGCCATTGCCGCCTCGCTGCACGATGATCCGGTGGCGCTGAAGCTGGCGCTCACCTCCTATCTGCTGAGCCTCGCGGTCTTCATTCCCGCGTCGGGCTGGTGTGCGGACCGATTCGGCGCGCGCACCGTGTTCCGCTCGGCCATCGTCATCTTCACGCTGGGCTCGATCCTCTGCGGGCTCTCCACCAGCCTTCTGGATTTCGTGATCTACCGCATCATCCAGGGCATGGGCGGGGCGATGATGGTGCCGGTGGGCCGCCTCGTGATCCTGCGGTCGGTGCCGAAGTCCGAGATCGTCTCGGCGCTCGCCTGGCTGACCATTCCGGCGCTGCTCGGCCCCGTGATGGGTCCGCCGCTGGGCGGCTTCATCACCACCTATTTCGACTGGCGGCTCATCTTCTTCATCAACGTGCCCATCGGCATTCTCGGCATCATCCTCGCCACGCGCTTCATCGAGAACGTGCGCGAGGAGGACGTACCGCCTCTGGACCTGCACGGCCTCGTGCTCTCCGGCATCGGCCTCTCCGGGCTCGTCTTCGGCCTCGCCGTTCTGGGCCAGCACCTCGTGCCCTATTGGGCGGCGGCGGGCGTCACCGCCATCGGCATCGTGGCCCTCGGCTTCTATGTCCGCCACGCCCGGCGCACGCCCCATGCGGTGCTGGACCTCTCGCTGCTGCGCATCCCGACCTTCCGCGCCGGCGTGGTCGGCGGCTCGCTGTTCCGCATCGGCGTGGGCGCCCTGCCCTTCGCTCTGCCGCTGATGCTGCAACTGACCTTCGGCCTGTCCCCCTTCGCCTCCGGCATGC
The Azorhizobium caulinodans ORS 571 genome window above contains:
- a CDS encoding MFS transporter, with product MLASALPRHILVPLIVACALFMEQVDSTVISTSLPAIAASLHDDPVALKLALTSYLLSLAVFIPASGWCADRFGARTVFRSAIVIFTLGSILCGLSTSLLDFVIYRIIQGMGGAMMVPVGRLVILRSVPKSEIVSALAWLTIPALLGPVMGPPLGGFITTYFDWRLIFFINVPIGILGIILATRFIENVREEDVPPLDLHGLVLSGIGLSGLVFGLAVLGQHLVPYWAAAGVTAIGIVALGFYVRHARRTPHAVLDLSLLRIPTFRAGVVGGSLFRIGVGALPFALPLMLQLTFGLSPFASGMLTFASSAGALVMKTTARPILRRFGFWRVLVVNALISSAFIGANALFTPETPHAAIVAVLLMGGFFRSLEFTAINALSYADVSQPEMSRATSFVSVAQQVSLSLGVALVGMVLEAMRSARGETALQLADFTPAFLIVAGVSALAVFSFMNLPKDAGAELSGHKEKPSTLPDPRGEVNTAGS